A window of Candidatus Stygibacter australis contains these coding sequences:
- a CDS encoding tetratricopeptide repeat protein: MCQQHMGNEDEALNYFQLALDQATKINHPSRQVMLQNMGTINYNKKKYKTALKLYQQASDYFQENNLLTNLANSKYNIGLVYQKLGELDKSIAYYNESYEIQKKISDPKGHSYTCSSIGSALIDMQKFEQAEKFLTEALKIALEHNLKWNQKVTFEAMAKYWEKRGDFQKATEYLKEVIILTSELDQEVNKEKLSEMEAKYKTKIYKKQSRKLDVENKAMSEQIETLKNSLVEQRENYENLQKEFQISTTKINQQDDLLSSQSRMAVMGEMLSLISHQWRQPLNTIGVMVQSFQDAWSFDELNDEFINQQVEIVMDQIMYMSDTINDFQDFFKLKIADNFNLKDSILKSIKLLDFAFQKGRIKLITDFKCECPVMGVHNDIVQV; the protein is encoded by the coding sequence ATGTGTCAGCAGCACATGGGAAATGAAGACGAAGCACTTAATTATTTTCAGCTTGCCCTTGATCAGGCAACTAAGATCAATCATCCTTCCCGACAGGTAATGCTCCAGAATATGGGTACGATTAATTATAATAAGAAAAAGTATAAAACTGCCTTGAAATTATACCAGCAGGCATCAGACTATTTCCAGGAAAACAATCTTCTCACCAACCTGGCAAATTCAAAATACAATATTGGTCTTGTATATCAAAAATTGGGAGAGCTTGATAAGTCAATTGCTTATTATAATGAATCCTATGAAATTCAGAAGAAAATCAGTGATCCCAAAGGACACAGCTATACCTGTAGTTCTATCGGATCTGCTCTGATTGATATGCAGAAATTTGAGCAGGCGGAGAAATTCCTCACCGAGGCACTTAAGATCGCCCTGGAACATAACCTGAAATGGAACCAGAAAGTTACTTTTGAAGCAATGGCAAAATATTGGGAGAAAAGAGGAGATTTTCAGAAAGCTACGGAATATCTTAAAGAGGTTATTATTCTTACAAGTGAACTTGATCAGGAAGTTAATAAGGAAAAACTTTCTGAAATGGAAGCGAAATATAAAACTAAAATTTATAAAAAACAGTCTCGAAAACTTGATGTCGAAAATAAAGCCATGTCAGAACAAATTGAAACTCTTAAAAATTCTCTCGTTGAGCAGCGCGAGAATTATGAAAACCTGCAAAAAGAATTTCAAATCTCTACCACTAAAATTAATCAGCAGGATGATCTGCTTTCCAGCCAGTCTCGTATGGCAGTTATGGGCGAAATGCTCTCCCTTATCTCACATCAATGGCGCCAGCCCCTTAATACCATTGGTGTTATGGTGCAATCTTTTCAGGATGCCTGGTCTTTTGATGAACTCAATGATGAATTTATCAATCAGCAGGTTGAGATCGTGATGGATCAGATCATGTATATGTCAGATACTATCAATGATTTCCAGGATTTCTTTAAGCTCAAGATAGCTGATAATTTCAATCTCAAAGATTCTATCCTGAAAAGCATTAAACTTCTTGATTTCGCTTTTCAGAAAGGCAGGATCAAGCTTATTACTGATTTTAAGTGTGAATGCCCGGTTATGGGTGTCCATAATGATATCGTTCAGGT